One region of Rubripirellula tenax genomic DNA includes:
- a CDS encoding sigma-70 family RNA polymerase sigma factor: MPIESTEPFVADTNVLTMIAEVRHGNVQSLGDLLQLYQSYLSVLAATQIDGRLRRRMSTSDLVQETLLAAHRDFHQFRGGSEGEWVAWLRQILSNCLSHAIEKNVYAKKRDIRREVALDTMARNIDDSMARLSHIVADKAATPSEVMSQHELADELSSQLAKLKDSYRDVIIYRNLQGLSFDEIADRMQIKAGSARMLWVRAIAKFKDTCQLDVTGELA; the protein is encoded by the coding sequence ATGCCCATCGAATCGACCGAACCCTTCGTCGCCGATACCAACGTGTTGACGATGATCGCCGAAGTACGCCACGGGAACGTCCAGTCGCTCGGCGATCTGTTGCAGCTCTATCAAAGCTATTTGTCCGTGTTGGCGGCGACGCAGATCGACGGCAGGTTGCGACGTCGGATGAGCACGTCGGATCTGGTTCAGGAAACGTTGTTAGCAGCGCACCGCGACTTCCATCAGTTCCGCGGTGGTAGCGAAGGCGAGTGGGTCGCATGGTTGCGCCAAATTCTTAGCAACTGTTTAAGCCACGCGATCGAAAAGAATGTCTACGCAAAGAAGCGAGACATTCGTCGCGAAGTCGCGTTGGATACGATGGCCAGGAACATTGACGACAGCATGGCTCGACTTTCGCACATTGTTGCCGACAAAGCCGCAACGCCTAGCGAAGTCATGTCGCAACACGAATTAGCGGACGAGCTTTCTAGTCAGCTCGCGAAACTGAAAGACAGCTACCGCGACGTAATCATCTATCGAAATCTTCAAGGTTTGTCGTTCGACGAAATCGCTGACCGCATGCAGATCAAAGCGGGGTCTGCGCGCATGCTGTGGGTCCGCGCGATCGCGAAATTCAAAGATACTTGCCAGCTCGATGTGACGGGAGAGCTGGCATGA
- a CDS encoding peroxidase family protein → MATFWNRWIGRPNSSRSTGRKRKNLRRRMRPENLESRQLLAANLFHNELMPEDVNEDGIVSALDALTIINEMSRQTAEGRTAGAGDAQTGGNQPGSGRMTDVNNDGRHTALDALMVINRISRDRGRVDPPTNPTDPQSPTDDVPTDDTPTDETLTETEVRSIDGTGNNIDNPELGSTDTELLRVAENDYADGISLPAGEDRPSAREISNTLSAADPNGTTSERNLTSFVFAWGQFLDHDIDLSLEPSSEEDAISFDIDVPTGDALFDPFSTGEETIHLTRSAVADGSGTSTDNPAEQVNSISAWIDGSQVYGSDQETSDSLREFVGGRLLITEDGLLPTDENGGVLAGDIRAAENVVLTSMHALFVREHNRLADEIEAANPDLTDEEIFQEARATVIAELQSITINEYLPALLGEGALSDYEGYDSSVDPSIANEFSTAAFRFGHTTLNDEFRFVGNNGEDLAEPIALADAFFQPELLEATGIDSLLKYASSTLSQEIDLEVVDGLRNFLFGPPGAGGLDLVSLNIQRGRDHGLADYNATREAYGLTPVESFDQISSDPAIQANLESLYGDVNNIDLWIGLLAEDHTDNGSLGETATAIIADQFERLRDGDRFWYENVFTESEVRDIESTSLADIIERNTNVDSLQENVFFFSPRVTGSVASDGSTTQSRSGEQISSARNDLGTIDEVDLELLAIDQARNVPGNTVDVAGRGDRSPGPADNQVGPIRQPVDQIRAIEGVTVELLDLDGNVVDTAITDARGSYAFDSFDQSGAYTIRIAETEGMTTVGSDTFDVAIATGSERISGLNFRVVV, encoded by the coding sequence ATGGCGACTTTCTGGAATCGTTGGATCGGCCGTCCGAACTCATCTCGATCGACTGGTCGCAAGCGAAAAAATCTGCGCCGCCGGATGAGGCCCGAGAATCTGGAATCGCGGCAACTGCTTGCTGCGAACCTCTTTCACAACGAGCTGATGCCAGAAGATGTCAACGAAGACGGAATCGTATCGGCGTTGGACGCTTTGACGATCATCAATGAAATGAGCCGTCAGACCGCCGAGGGACGAACGGCCGGCGCCGGTGATGCCCAGACGGGCGGCAATCAGCCTGGAAGCGGACGCATGACCGACGTCAACAATGACGGCCGTCACACCGCGCTGGACGCATTGATGGTGATCAATCGCATCAGCCGCGATCGCGGTCGCGTCGATCCGCCGACCAATCCGACTGATCCGCAGTCACCAACCGATGATGTTCCGACGGACGATACGCCAACCGACGAAACGTTGACAGAAACGGAAGTTCGTTCCATCGATGGAACAGGAAACAACATCGACAATCCGGAACTCGGATCCACCGACACCGAACTGTTGCGAGTGGCCGAGAACGATTACGCCGACGGAATCTCGCTACCGGCAGGCGAAGATCGTCCGAGTGCTCGAGAAATCAGCAATACGCTTTCCGCAGCGGACCCCAATGGGACGACAAGTGAACGGAACCTGACGTCGTTCGTTTTTGCTTGGGGTCAATTCTTGGACCACGATATCGATTTGTCGCTGGAGCCTTCCAGCGAAGAAGACGCAATTTCGTTCGACATCGACGTTCCGACCGGCGATGCGTTGTTCGACCCGTTTTCGACGGGCGAAGAAACGATTCATTTGACGCGTTCGGCGGTCGCCGACGGTAGCGGCACATCGACGGACAATCCGGCTGAACAAGTGAACTCGATTTCGGCTTGGATCGACGGATCACAGGTCTATGGGAGCGACCAAGAAACGTCAGACTCGCTTCGTGAATTCGTGGGCGGTCGCTTGTTGATTACCGAGGACGGGTTGCTGCCAACGGACGAGAACGGCGGAGTCTTGGCCGGTGACATTCGCGCAGCCGAGAACGTCGTGCTGACCTCCATGCATGCCCTGTTCGTTCGCGAACACAATCGTTTGGCCGATGAAATCGAAGCCGCAAATCCAGACCTCACCGACGAAGAGATCTTCCAAGAGGCTCGCGCAACCGTCATCGCTGAACTGCAGTCGATCACGATCAACGAATACTTGCCCGCACTCTTGGGCGAAGGTGCGTTGTCAGATTACGAGGGTTACGATTCATCGGTTGATCCGTCGATCGCAAACGAGTTCTCCACCGCTGCGTTCCGATTCGGTCACACCACGTTGAACGATGAATTCCGCTTCGTCGGCAACAATGGCGAGGACCTTGCCGAACCGATCGCACTTGCCGACGCGTTCTTCCAGCCCGAACTTTTAGAAGCGACCGGCATTGATTCGCTGCTGAAGTACGCCTCGTCGACGCTGTCGCAGGAGATCGATCTCGAAGTTGTCGACGGCCTGAGGAATTTCTTGTTCGGGCCTCCCGGAGCGGGCGGATTGGACTTGGTGTCGCTAAACATCCAACGCGGGCGTGACCACGGACTGGCCGACTACAACGCTACGCGTGAAGCCTATGGACTCACACCCGTCGAATCGTTTGACCAAATCTCGAGTGATCCCGCCATCCAGGCGAATTTGGAGTCGCTATATGGTGACGTCAACAACATCGACTTGTGGATCGGACTGCTTGCCGAAGATCACACCGACAACGGATCACTGGGCGAGACGGCAACCGCCATCATCGCTGATCAATTCGAGCGACTGCGTGATGGCGACCGTTTCTGGTACGAGAACGTGTTCACCGAAAGTGAAGTTCGCGACATCGAAAGCACTTCACTTGCCGACATCATCGAGCGCAATACGAACGTCGACTCGCTGCAAGAGAACGTATTCTTCTTCTCGCCGAGGGTCACCGGTTCGGTCGCCTCGGACGGCTCGACAACTCAATCACGAAGTGGCGAACAAATCTCAAGTGCCCGTAACGATCTTGGAACCATCGACGAAGTCGATTTGGAACTCCTTGCGATCGATCAAGCTCGCAACGTGCCCGGAAACACGGTCGATGTTGCCGGTCGCGGTGATCGTTCGCCCGGCCCCGCCGACAATCAGGTTGGGCCGATTCGCCAGCCCGTGGATCAGATTCGAGCGATCGAAGGCGTGACGGTCGAGTTACTGGATTTGGACGGAAACGTCGTCGACACAGCCATCACCGATGCCAGGGGGAGCTATGCCTTTGACAGTTTCGATCAGTCGGGTGCCTACACGATTCGCATCGCTGAAACCGAAGGAATGACAACGGTTGGATCCGATACATTCGACGTGGCGATTGCCACTGGCAGCGAGCGGATCAGCGGTTTGAACTTCCGAGTGGTCGTTTGA
- a CDS encoding serine/threonine protein kinase has translation MTNATERAIFLQAIDEESLDDRVAYLNSACGDDVALRASVEALLDAHDRPANLLDRPIGGGQGIVSTQPAPALPPIQHIGMRIGPYRLMEQVGEGGFGLVFVAQQEHPVKRKVALKIVKPGAGSKEVIARFEAERQAVAMMNHPNIAQVFDAGVTDDHRPYFVMELVRGFPITEFCDNHQLDVRDRLNLLADVCAAVHHAHQKGVIHRDIKPSNVMVTLHDAKPVAKVIDFGVAKAIGQTLTDKTIYTRFFSMIGTPLYMSPEQAEMSGLDVDTRSDIFSLGVLMYELLVGATPFDRERLDSVGLDELRQIIREEQPPRPSRRLTTLGDEMTTVSAARRIEPARLSSMLKGDLDWIVMKALEKDRVRRYESAAAMGDDIKRYLSQQPIVARPPTWAYQFSKFARRHRTVIATFSLIAVTLLSATAVSLWQMNVAILERDQKEQALSEATDAKLKIEQFAANITRANSLVASAQTHVNAGRIDSARQDYDMALTQLPSYYQPWVARAQFFTGLQSWDEAADDYAEALSLGAPTETPSWWGTASLFLLTNHVPEYLAICGDLDRRLALPLDEPNWELLRECAASGEYEFLISWKELAELAETWLAEQDSRSFRPPPMPHRDHSNRPNMPWEVCHFITGFCHVRAGNDQRAIDRLIQASEHGRWPSDGLVDPLLAIAYHRLGNQSEAESALERSQSTIEKPPVTDRGNEPRPPGPWFDAVELRVLHAEATRLISP, from the coding sequence ATGACGAACGCAACAGAACGAGCGATTTTCTTGCAAGCGATCGACGAGGAATCTCTTGACGATCGCGTTGCCTATTTGAACTCCGCATGTGGGGACGACGTTGCACTGCGCGCCTCGGTCGAGGCGTTGCTTGACGCCCATGACCGTCCGGCGAATCTGCTCGACCGACCGATTGGTGGTGGTCAAGGGATCGTTTCCACCCAGCCGGCGCCGGCCCTGCCGCCGATCCAGCACATTGGGATGCGAATCGGTCCTTATCGTTTAATGGAACAAGTCGGCGAGGGTGGTTTCGGGTTGGTGTTCGTCGCCCAACAAGAGCATCCCGTCAAACGGAAAGTGGCGTTAAAGATCGTCAAGCCGGGCGCAGGATCGAAGGAAGTGATCGCACGCTTCGAAGCCGAACGGCAAGCCGTTGCGATGATGAATCATCCGAACATCGCCCAGGTGTTTGACGCGGGAGTGACCGACGACCACCGTCCTTATTTTGTGATGGAATTGGTTCGCGGTTTTCCGATTACCGAATTCTGTGACAATCACCAACTGGACGTTCGCGACCGGCTGAATTTGTTGGCCGATGTTTGCGCGGCCGTTCACCACGCTCACCAAAAGGGCGTCATTCATCGCGACATCAAGCCGTCCAACGTAATGGTGACGTTGCACGATGCGAAACCCGTTGCCAAGGTGATCGACTTCGGCGTCGCCAAAGCGATCGGGCAAACGCTTACGGACAAGACAATCTATACGCGTTTCTTTTCGATGATCGGAACGCCGTTGTACATGAGTCCCGAGCAGGCCGAGATGAGCGGTCTGGACGTCGACACTCGCAGCGACATCTTCTCGCTTGGCGTGTTGATGTACGAGTTGCTGGTCGGCGCGACACCGTTTGACCGCGAACGGTTGGACTCCGTCGGACTGGACGAGCTTCGGCAAATCATCCGAGAAGAACAACCGCCTCGTCCGAGTCGACGGTTGACCACGTTGGGCGACGAAATGACAACGGTATCGGCGGCACGCCGCATCGAACCGGCGAGATTATCGTCGATGCTCAAGGGCGACTTGGATTGGATCGTGATGAAGGCGCTCGAGAAAGATCGAGTGCGTCGGTACGAATCGGCGGCTGCGATGGGTGACGACATCAAACGCTATTTGTCCCAACAGCCGATCGTCGCAAGACCGCCGACTTGGGCGTACCAGTTTTCAAAATTCGCTCGCCGGCATCGCACAGTGATCGCGACGTTTTCCCTGATCGCGGTAACGCTTCTTTCGGCAACGGCAGTTAGCCTTTGGCAGATGAATGTTGCGATCTTGGAACGTGATCAAAAAGAACAAGCACTCAGCGAGGCCACCGATGCCAAGCTGAAGATCGAACAGTTCGCGGCGAATATCACGCGTGCGAATTCTCTGGTTGCCAGCGCCCAAACTCACGTCAACGCTGGCCGCATCGATTCGGCAAGGCAAGACTATGACATGGCGTTGACGCAGCTTCCCAGCTACTACCAACCCTGGGTCGCCAGAGCACAGTTCTTTACGGGGCTGCAGTCATGGGACGAAGCGGCGGACGACTATGCCGAAGCACTTTCGCTGGGCGCGCCGACAGAAACGCCTTCGTGGTGGGGCACGGCATCACTGTTTTTGCTGACGAATCATGTGCCTGAGTATCTGGCGATTTGCGGCGATCTCGATCGACGGCTGGCATTGCCGCTCGATGAGCCGAACTGGGAACTGTTGCGTGAGTGCGCGGCATCGGGTGAATACGAGTTTTTGATCTCTTGGAAAGAGCTCGCCGAATTGGCCGAAACTTGGCTGGCGGAACAGGATTCACGTTCGTTTCGTCCGCCGCCCATGCCACACCGTGATCACTCCAATCGCCCCAACATGCCATGGGAAGTGTGTCATTTCATTACCGGTTTTTGTCATGTGCGTGCCGGCAATGATCAGCGTGCGATTGATCGGTTGATCCAAGCTTCTGAGCATGGCAGGTGGCCATCCGATGGGCTTGTCGATCCGTTACTTGCCATCGCATACCACCGACTCGGCAACCAGAGTGAAGCCGAGTCGGCGCTGGAAAGATCCCAGTCGACGATTGAGAAACCGCCCGTCACTGATCGTGGCAATGAACCAAGGCCACCGGGGCCCTGGTTTGACGCCGTCGAATTGCGAGTGTTGCACGCAGAAGCAACAAGGCTGATCAGCCCATAG
- a CDS encoding YHYH protein — translation MMKKQFLILSVTAIAIGAITVVIAQPPPRMHSITKKGVLQIRPATETPAIANEVKIEIVGDDRVITSNGIPNHKTGAFPNSGNPNPITAQSHQYRVPANPKVAAEATPMHGEFGVAINGIPFDPGAGEFYAGEPGWQYEPLSGAIDLGIDVSHAHVQPTGKYHYHGLPTGLIDSVNVEAGAHSPLVGWAADGFPMYAVYGYSDPKNAASPIQKLTSSYQLKTGDRPGGNAPDGKYDGTFVRDYEYVEGAGDLDPCNGRFTITPEYPDGTYAYFMTENWPVVPRMYRGTPSDDFRHGPGGGGPGGGGQMAGGWGGQSQRGGPPRPGQLLPDFVQDSLRMTDDQKDELAALQKDVDEELAKILTDEQRRKLDEPHGFGPPGGGRGPGGQSGPGPGGERGGRPSQGTPRNQRPQ, via the coding sequence ATGATGAAGAAGCAGTTTCTTATTCTCTCGGTAACCGCCATCGCGATTGGCGCGATCACGGTCGTGATCGCACAGCCGCCGCCCCGCATGCACAGCATCACGAAAAAGGGCGTGCTGCAGATCCGTCCGGCAACCGAAACACCGGCCATTGCAAACGAAGTGAAGATCGAGATTGTCGGTGACGATCGCGTGATCACTTCCAACGGAATCCCCAATCACAAGACGGGTGCCTTCCCAAACTCAGGCAATCCCAACCCGATTACCGCACAATCACACCAGTACCGTGTTCCCGCCAATCCCAAAGTCGCGGCGGAAGCAACGCCGATGCACGGTGAATTTGGCGTCGCAATCAATGGCATTCCGTTTGATCCCGGTGCGGGCGAGTTCTATGCCGGTGAACCGGGATGGCAATACGAACCGCTATCGGGTGCGATCGATTTGGGAATCGACGTCTCGCACGCACACGTGCAGCCGACCGGAAAATATCACTATCACGGATTGCCGACGGGGTTGATCGATTCGGTGAACGTCGAAGCCGGCGCGCACTCGCCGCTGGTGGGATGGGCTGCGGACGGGTTTCCGATGTACGCCGTTTACGGTTACAGCGATCCCAAGAACGCGGCATCGCCAATTCAAAAATTAACGTCCAGCTACCAATTGAAAACTGGCGATCGACCTGGTGGGAATGCACCCGACGGAAAGTACGATGGAACATTCGTACGTGACTATGAGTATGTCGAAGGCGCCGGCGATCTGGACCCGTGCAACGGTCGCTTCACCATCACGCCCGAGTATCCCGATGGGACGTACGCTTACTTCATGACCGAAAACTGGCCGGTCGTTCCACGAATGTATCGAGGAACACCCTCCGACGATTTTCGCCACGGACCGGGGGGCGGTGGGCCAGGCGGTGGTGGCCAAATGGCAGGTGGCTGGGGCGGGCAAAGTCAGCGTGGCGGACCGCCGCGACCCGGCCAATTGCTTCCCGACTTTGTCCAAGACTCCCTTCGGATGACTGACGATCAGAAAGATGAACTCGCGGCGTTACAGAAGGACGTTGACGAAGAACTCGCCAAAATCCTTACCGACGAACAACGCAGGAAGCTCGACGAGCCTCACGGTTTCGGGCCGCCCGGTGGTGGCCGTGGGCCTGGTGGCCAAAGCGGTCCCGGTCCCGGCGGTGAGCGCGGTGGACGTCCGAGTCAGGGCACGCCTCGCAACCAGCGACCACAGTGA
- a CDS encoding EF-hand domain-containing protein: protein MNHARQCLALFTLAVLPCVATAQPPGRGGPPGQGGPGGRGGSPLEMMSQLFDQADANRDGSLTKAELQSAMESEAGNQRGGFQRGGNQQRPGGPPPQDGEQMGRQHGGEHGGQHGGQHAGAPPRPGQVLPDFMIQTLNLNEKQTKQLAALQADVDKRLAALLTDEQQQQLQNPPMHGPPGQGGQDQENGRPQRPQ from the coding sequence ATGAACCATGCTCGCCAATGTCTTGCGCTCTTTACACTTGCCGTGTTGCCGTGCGTGGCAACCGCACAACCACCTGGCCGCGGTGGACCTCCGGGACAGGGCGGGCCTGGCGGACGAGGCGGTTCTCCGTTGGAAATGATGAGTCAGCTATTCGATCAGGCTGACGCGAACCGGGACGGCAGTCTGACCAAAGCCGAACTGCAATCGGCGATGGAGTCGGAAGCCGGAAATCAGCGTGGTGGGTTCCAACGTGGTGGCAACCAGCAACGCCCCGGCGGTCCACCGCCTCAAGACGGCGAACAAATGGGGCGCCAACATGGTGGCGAGCACGGTGGTCAGCACGGTGGTCAGCATGCCGGTGCGCCTCCACGCCCTGGTCAAGTGCTGCCCGATTTCATGATCCAGACGCTAAATTTGAATGAGAAGCAAACAAAACAGTTGGCTGCTCTGCAAGCCGACGTCGACAAGCGACTCGCCGCGCTTTTGACGGATGAACAACAGCAGCAGTTGCAAAATCCGCCCATGCACGGACCACCCGGTCAAGGCGGACAAGACCAAGAAAACGGCCGTCCTCAACGACCTCAGTAG
- a CDS encoding ECF-type sigma factor yields the protein MNRDVTRILSAIQSGDRNAASELLPLVYEELRRLAQSKMHHEKSGHTLQPTALVHEAFLRLVGGEDQSEWDGRGHFFAAAAEAMRRILIDNARRRGRQKHGGDFVRRELSEVNAFVDTDNVDELLALDDALTKLAAEDAELAKMVELRYFTGLTTEETAKVLGVSSRTVKRNWAYARAWLQREMSL from the coding sequence ATGAACCGCGATGTCACTCGAATCCTTTCCGCAATCCAGAGCGGCGACCGAAATGCGGCAAGCGAATTGCTGCCACTGGTCTACGAAGAACTTCGGCGTCTTGCCCAAAGCAAGATGCACCACGAAAAATCGGGGCATACCCTTCAACCGACGGCGCTGGTGCACGAAGCGTTCTTGCGGTTGGTCGGTGGCGAAGACCAAAGTGAATGGGACGGACGCGGACACTTTTTTGCGGCCGCTGCGGAAGCCATGCGGCGGATACTGATCGACAACGCGCGCCGACGAGGGCGCCAAAAACATGGCGGTGATTTCGTTCGACGGGAACTTAGCGAAGTCAATGCGTTTGTCGACACCGACAACGTCGATGAACTGCTGGCGCTCGACGACGCACTGACCAAGCTGGCCGCCGAGGACGCCGAACTCGCCAAGATGGTCGAACTGCGTTACTTCACAGGCTTGACGACCGAAGAGACCGCCAAAGTACTCGGCGTGTCCTCGCGGACGGTCAAACGCAATTGGGCGTACGCGAGGGCTTGGCTGCAACGAGAAATGTCGCTCTAA
- a CDS encoding sulfatase-like hydrolase/transferase, translating into MRYLLTLLFLLPSLVPSVTASASSPNIVLILADDIGIEGLGCYGGVSYRTPAIDALASGGIRFTHAYSQPLCTPTRVQLMTGKYNHRNWKAFGILDPSESTFGHRLQQAGYATAIFGKWQLQSYDPPDFPGADNRRGTGMHPKDAGFDEFALFHALHTEDKGSRYANPTMLEGKAGEPGTLKTYAGKFGEDIWGDKTIDFLDRHRDTPAFVYYPMALPHWPFVPTPNSPDWDPGKPVVESLDYAVDMVEYMDTAVGNLINGLEAKGLRDDTIVIFYSDNGTHLDVSSELSDGRTIHGGKATTRQTGVHVPLIVSWPGHIAPAISDSLVDASDFYPTVLELAGAPLPSQDRRDGISFAAELFGRSAAKRESVFCWYDPRPGHDKERFSREVFALDHDYKYFRDGRLFKLTDRPLEELAVHPDSATDQDREAIQKLKRVIDETMDGVTEPPLVDAFGAAIVQ; encoded by the coding sequence ATGCGATACTTATTGACGTTGCTATTTCTTTTGCCAAGCCTTGTCCCTTCGGTCACGGCATCGGCATCGTCGCCGAACATTGTGTTGATCCTGGCCGATGATATTGGAATCGAAGGCCTGGGTTGTTACGGCGGAGTTTCGTATCGAACGCCGGCGATTGACGCATTGGCGAGCGGCGGGATTCGTTTCACGCACGCGTATTCGCAGCCGCTTTGCACGCCCACGCGAGTGCAGTTGATGACGGGGAAATACAACCATCGAAATTGGAAAGCGTTCGGGATTCTCGATCCATCCGAATCAACGTTTGGGCATCGATTGCAACAGGCAGGCTATGCCACCGCGATTTTTGGCAAGTGGCAATTGCAGTCCTATGATCCGCCGGACTTTCCCGGTGCAGACAATCGTCGAGGCACCGGCATGCATCCCAAGGACGCGGGTTTCGATGAGTTCGCGTTGTTCCACGCCCTGCACACTGAAGACAAAGGATCACGCTACGCCAATCCCACGATGCTGGAAGGCAAGGCGGGTGAACCAGGAACGCTGAAGACCTACGCGGGCAAGTTTGGCGAAGACATCTGGGGCGACAAGACGATCGATTTTCTTGACCGACATCGTGATACACCTGCGTTCGTGTACTACCCGATGGCTTTGCCGCACTGGCCGTTCGTGCCCACGCCCAACAGCCCCGATTGGGATCCCGGCAAGCCGGTGGTCGAGTCGCTGGATTACGCCGTCGACATGGTCGAATATATGGACACGGCCGTTGGCAACTTGATAAACGGTTTGGAAGCAAAGGGACTTAGAGACGATACGATCGTAATTTTCTACAGCGACAACGGCACCCATCTGGACGTATCGTCCGAGTTGTCCGATGGTCGAACGATCCATGGCGGTAAGGCCACGACCCGACAAACGGGCGTTCACGTACCGTTGATCGTATCATGGCCCGGTCATATCGCGCCGGCGATCAGCGATTCGCTTGTCGACGCATCGGATTTTTATCCGACGGTTTTGGAGCTCGCCGGTGCCCCATTGCCATCACAAGACCGTCGCGACGGAATCAGTTTCGCGGCTGAGTTGTTCGGCCGATCTGCGGCGAAACGAGAATCGGTTTTTTGCTGGTACGACCCGCGACCGGGGCATGACAAGGAACGATTCTCGCGAGAAGTGTTTGCATTGGATCACGACTACAAATATTTCCGCGACGGACGTTTGTTCAAGTTGACGGATCGCCCGTTGGAAGAATTGGCTGTCCATCCGGATTCGGCAACAGATCAAGACCGCGAAGCAATTCAGAAGTTGAAACGCGTGATCGACGAAACGATGGATGGAGTCACCGAGCCACCGTTGGTCGACGCTTTCGGCGCGGCGATTGTCCAATAG
- a CDS encoding PQQ-binding-like beta-propeller repeat protein, with protein MDEADATESAGIEHPVAPTLRWWPAAVLLVLMLLVKVTGQLMESPPLPLMIASFMGPAVIGLFLIGWWLFASRASVKEKLAGLLGLVIVAAIAIAFLHPSMNGMPTFIFQLPVGLAAFAIALVALAAKPNRRILIALLAAAVGFGFWDSVQSLGVTGRFVAEFDWRWNATPEELYLESLAAKSRATDPESDAAIETDVVINRSTAAWSDFRGPDRDGVVHGVALSDDWKASPPKLVWKELIGPGWSSFVVAGDRLFTQEQRGEDEAIVCLNANTGKSIWSHTDTVRFYESIGGAGPRATPTIGDGVLFALGADGQLTAIDPVDGRMLWNRSLRADAGREPPPWGWSSSPLVIGEQVIVHAGGEGDKGVLAYNIETGEPTWSAASGNHSYSSPHAATFDGVEGCLMMTNDGLQFLSPVDGSLIWNHAWPGENYRAIQPLVLNDRVLLATSMGLGVRCLSVTRNDGQWTVEPLWTTRGMKPDFNDYVAYQGHLYGFDANIFACVDLETGERKWKRGRYGNGQVVLLGDTGQLLILSESGELVLAQASADELVEQAKFPALEGKTWNHPVLIGNRVYLRNGREAACYELPLADTDAEEIDVANTMDGNERL; from the coding sequence ATGGATGAAGCTGACGCAACCGAATCGGCAGGTATCGAGCACCCGGTTGCGCCGACGCTACGGTGGTGGCCGGCAGCCGTTTTGTTGGTGTTGATGTTGTTGGTCAAGGTGACCGGTCAATTGATGGAGTCACCGCCGCTGCCGTTGATGATTGCCAGCTTCATGGGGCCGGCCGTGATCGGTTTATTCTTGATCGGGTGGTGGTTGTTCGCCAGCCGAGCAAGCGTGAAAGAGAAGTTGGCCGGGTTGCTGGGATTGGTGATCGTCGCTGCGATCGCAATCGCATTTCTGCATCCGTCAATGAATGGGATGCCGACCTTTATTTTTCAGCTGCCGGTGGGGTTGGCTGCGTTTGCGATCGCATTGGTTGCGTTGGCGGCGAAACCGAATCGACGGATTCTCATCGCGCTGCTCGCTGCGGCGGTTGGATTCGGGTTTTGGGATTCGGTTCAATCGCTCGGTGTAACGGGGCGATTCGTGGCCGAGTTTGATTGGCGATGGAATGCAACACCCGAAGAGCTTTATCTAGAAAGTCTTGCGGCAAAATCGCGTGCTACCGATCCCGAATCTGATGCAGCGATTGAAACCGATGTCGTGATCAATCGAAGCACGGCGGCCTGGTCCGACTTTCGCGGCCCAGATCGTGACGGTGTCGTTCATGGCGTGGCCTTGTCGGACGATTGGAAAGCGTCGCCGCCAAAATTGGTGTGGAAAGAATTGATCGGGCCGGGGTGGTCGTCCTTTGTCGTTGCCGGCGATCGCTTGTTTACACAGGAACAGCGTGGCGAAGACGAAGCGATCGTTTGTCTGAACGCCAACACGGGAAAGTCGATTTGGTCTCACACCGATACAGTAAGATTCTACGAATCCATCGGCGGCGCGGGGCCTCGAGCAACGCCAACGATCGGGGATGGGGTTTTATTCGCACTCGGCGCGGACGGTCAATTGACGGCGATTGATCCCGTCGATGGACGCATGCTTTGGAATCGCAGTTTGCGAGCCGACGCCGGTCGGGAACCACCGCCGTGGGGATGGTCGTCGTCGCCGTTGGTTATCGGTGAACAAGTGATCGTTCATGCGGGCGGCGAGGGCGACAAAGGCGTTCTTGCATACAATATCGAAACGGGTGAACCGACTTGGTCAGCGGCTTCGGGAAACCACAGTTACAGTTCACCGCATGCGGCCACGTTCGACGGAGTCGAGGGCTGTTTGATGATGACGAACGACGGGCTGCAGTTTCTTAGCCCCGTCGACGGTTCGCTGATTTGGAATCACGCCTGGCCAGGCGAAAATTACCGAGCGATCCAGCCGTTGGTTTTGAATGATCGCGTGTTGTTGGCGACCAGCATGGGTTTGGGAGTTCGTTGTCTTTCGGTAACTCGGAACGACGGCCAATGGACCGTCGAGCCGCTGTGGACAACCCGAGGCATGAAACCGGACTTCAATGACTACGTTGCGTACCAGGGTCATCTGTATGGATTTGACGCCAACATTTTTGCATGCGTCGACTTGGAAACGGGCGAGCGGAAATGGAAGCGTGGCCGGTATGGCAACGGCCAAGTTGTGCTGCTTGGTGACACCGGCCAGTTGCTGATCCTTTCGGAATCGGGCGAATTGGTGTTGGCCCAGGCGTCCGCCGACGAGTTGGTTGAACAGGCAAAGTTTCCCGCTTTGGAAGGCAAAACGTGGAACCATCCGGTGTTGATCGGCAACCGCGTTTACCTGCGGAACGGACGGGAAGCCGCGTGTTACGAACTGCCTTTGGCGGACACGGATGCCGAAGAGATCGACGTTGCGAATACGATGGATGGAAACGAAAGACTCTGA